The nucleotide window ACCGAGTTCAGAAGTAAGTTAACCGAGTTCAGAGGTCAGTTAGCCGAGTTCAGAGGTCAGTTAGCCGAGTTCAGAAGTAAGTTAGCCGAGTTCAGAAGTAAGTTAGCCGAGTTCAGAAGTAAGTTAGCCGAGTTCAGAAGTAAGTTAGCCGAGTTCAGAAGTAAGTTAGCCGAGTTCAGAAGTAAGTTAGCCGAGTTCAGAAGTAAGTTAGCCGAGTTCAGAAGTAAGTTAGCCGAGTTCAGAAGTAAGTTAGCCGAGTTCAGAAGTAAGTTAGCCGAGTTCAGAAGTAAGTTAGCCGAGTTCAGAGGTGAGTTAGCCGAGTTCAGAGGTGAGTTAGCCGAGTTCAGAAGTAAGTTAACCGAGTTCAGAAGTAAGTTAGCGGAGTTCAGAGGTAAGTTAACCGAGTTCAGAGGTCAGTTAGCCGAGTTCGGAGGTGAGTTAGCCGAGTTCAGAGGTAGGGGGGGGTACTTATATAGGTAGGGGGGGGTACTTATAGGTAGGGGGTACTTCGGAAGTACCCCCCCCTACCCCTCGCCTACCCCCTCAGACAATAAATGTATATAGTTAGAGTTATTTATATTGCCCTTATATATAAGGAATTTTTGAAAAAATAGCTACTCGCAGCTGCCTGTTTTTGGGCGGAGCAGCGCACCTCACCCCAAAAAACACTACCGACCCAAAAATTAGGTACAAAACAGGTAAAAACAGCCAAATCCTGAAATAGCTTTGCACTTTCGCGCTTTTTTAGGTTGTCGTGTTGTTTTTCTTATCCTCAAAAAACTGTCGTATAGTTGGGTGGGGTTTTATTTCTTCTCGTGGAGGGTTTCAAATAATTTTCCTTTGATGAGCAACTCGGCAGTAGCGGGGTTGGTTGCCAAAGGGATATTGTGTACATCACAAAGGCGCATCAGCATTTGTACATCTGGCTCGTGGGGGTGGCGGTCAAGGGGGTCTCTAAAAAAAATAACCATATCTATTTTCTTTTCGGCGGTGAGTGCCGCTATTTGTGCATCGCCGCCCAAGGGACCCGACAACATTTTTTCTACTTTCAGTCCGGCGCGCTCTACATAGCCGCCCGTAGTGCCGGTAGCCACTAATTCTATATTGCGCAGCAACTCGCGATGCTCCATTAAAAAAGAAACCATTTGTGCTTTTTTGCCGTCGTGTGCGATAATAGCAATCTTCATCATGCTGTGTTTTTATATGAATGGTAAAATTATATTTTTTTAAGCGCAAAAAAATAAAAAGTCGCTACACCTTCCGGCGAAGCGACTCGTACTTTAGTAAAAATGTTTGTAGAAAGGCTGTCAGAAAAAGCTATGAGGGGATTACTCTTACCTGCCAATCATACTCTATAAACTAATCCATTAAAAGTGTATCTCCTTATATTGCATTATTTTCACTTGCTGCACTTGTATCTGCCAATATTTATGCCAAGTTTGCTAAAAAGAGACTATTTAATACATCATAGGTATGATAGCAATCAAAATTGATTTTAAAAAATAGTTTTTGGTATTTTATTTTCTCAACAACATTCCGTGCAAATAGTATAATTATCCATAAAGTGTATATTTTTTCATACTATATTTCCGATATTTTTTTTCGCTTTGGTTGGTTCGCCGCCGGAGTATGCTCATAGCGCAGCACCGAGCATTGAGTGGGTTGCAACAGGGCAGCAGCTACGCGCAAAAGGTCATCGCTGCTGATATTGCGGTAGCGTGCCACTTCTTCGTTGATGGCGGCGGCATCGCCACAGAGTTCGTAAAAGGCTAAATTGGTAGCACGGCTCAAAATACTGACATCAGTGAAATGAATTTGTGCTTCGGTTCGGTTGAGTGTCTTTTCGAGGGCGGCAGCATTCATTCCTTGTTGTTTCCATTGCTCCAAAGCCCGCCATATCGCCTGCTCTGCTGCCACCGCCGTATGGTGCGGCAGCACTTTTCCTTCTATTATCCACAAGCCCTCTTCTACTTCATCGCTTAAATAAATATCCAAACTGCTGAAAATGGCTTGCTGCTCCACCAACTGCTGCTGCAAAGGCGAAGATTTGCCAGCACAGAGCATATCGGCGAGGAGGTCGCATACCAAAAAGTCGGGGTGCTGGTGCGGCGGCGTTTTAAAAGCCATAAAAATCACTTCTACGGGCGTGGGCGCGGGCAATATTTTGAGGCGATATTCATTTTGGGGCGGCTCGGGCAGGTAGGTGCGCGGCGGGCGCGGCACAGAAGGTATATCGCCAAACCATTTTTCTGCCAACTGCAACACATCATCGTGTTGCACATTGCCCGCCACTACAATAATGGCGTTGGCAGGCTGATAATAGCGGCGATAAAATTCCTCCACTTCGGGCAGCTGAATGGCGGTAATGTGAGCGGGTTCTTTGCCAATGACCGGAAAACGGTAAGGATGCTGCTGATATGCCAATGCTTTGAGATGATGCCATACATCGCCATAGGGCTTTTGCAAACATTCTTCGTTAAATTCTTCCAATATTACCTTTTTCTGTACTTCCAAACCTTCTTCGTTGAGGTGCAACTGCGTCATGCGGTCGCTTTCAAGCCAAAAGGCGGTTTCGAGGTTGTTGGCGGGCAATACTTCGTAGTAGTTGGTATAGTCGCTGTTGGTAAAAGCATTGTTTTCGCCGCCGGCTTGCTGGAGTGGCGTATCAAAATCGGGAATGTGGCGGCTGCCTTCAAACATCAGATGCTCCAAAAGGTGCGCCAAGCCGGTGCGCTCGTGGTTTTCGTCTTTTGAGCCTACATCGTACAATACATTGAAAGCCACCATTTGAGTAGTAGCATCGGCGTGAATGAGCAGGCGCAAGCCATTGGATAAAACATGACGATGAAAATGTATATGCACTGAAAAAAAAGAAATGTTTTTTTTATAAAAAGAGCCTCAAAAGTACATATTCTTTCTATGATACCAACATAGAAAACCGCAGTCCTGTTGAATCTGCAATTAAAATACAAGAATTGATTTTTGCATCAATTTGTTTTTCTGTAGTTCCAGATTGCCAGCGTATTGGTGCATATTGCCATAAGTGTCACTACCATATAATGTTGCTGTATGTCGGCAAAGCCGCTTCCTTTGAGCACCACCATACGCATCACCTGTATAAAATGTGTAACCGGATTGAACTGCGCCATTGTTTTTGCCCAATCGGGCATACTGTCTAAGGGCGTAAATAATCCGCTCATCAGCATAAATATCATCATAAAAAAGAAAGCTACGCTCATGGCTTGCTGCTGAGTGGCAGAAATGGTGGAAATGAGCAGCCCCAAACCCAACAAGGCTATCAGGAATATACTCAAAAATCCGTACAACAACGCAACATTGCCCTGTGGCACAATACCATATACCCAGCGAGCCACCCCGAATAATCCCACCGAAAAAACAAAAACACCAATCAGCCAAAAAGGAAGCAGTTTGCCGATGATAAATTGATGTTTTTGATGGGAGTTACATTAATTTGCTCTATCGTTCCTATTTCTTTTTCTTTTACAATATTCAACGAGCACATATACACGCCCACCATAGTTACCAAAGAAACCAAAATTCCCTGCACCATAAATAATTTGTAGTTGAGATACAGATTGTACCAAAAGTTGGAAACCGGCGTGATGACGGACACAGAACTGCTGACGGCGGTAGGCAGGAGTTTGATGCGCAGGTCGGCATTGAAGTTGGCGATGATGCTCATTAAGTAGTTGCTCCCTACGGTGGCTTTGGTGCCGTTGATGGCATTTACGGCTACAAACAACTGCGACTTTTGCTCTTTGATAAAATGCTCCTCGAAGTCAGGAGGTATTTCTATAATCAAATCAGCGGCATCGCACTCTATCTCCTGCAAAGCAGCATCGTAGCTGTTGCCAAAACTCACCAAACGAAAATAGCCCGAAGCCGTAATATTGGACACCAACTGCTGCGAATAAGTGGAATGGTCTTTATCTACCACCGAAATATTGATGTTTTTTATCTCAAAATCTGCCGCCATCGGCATTACCAACAACTGCACTATGGGCATTACAAATATCATCGGCAACAGCGATTTATTGCGAAATATTTGTTTAAACTCTTTTATCAGTATAAACTTTAAAGTTCTCATTATTGCAATCTGATATTAAATTTTTTCAAACTCAAGGCTAAAAAAAAGAAAGTCATTATTATCAACACTGCCACTTCTTTCCAGATAGCAGCAATGCCCAAGCCTTTTATCATAACCGATTTTACGATGATATAATACCATTTTGATGGAACTATATTAGCCGCAATTTGCAAAGGCAAAGGCATATTTTCCAAAGGAAACAAAAAGCCTGTAAACAACAAAACCGGCAACAACATACCCATCAGCGACAAGAGCATAGCTGCCTGCTGCGAGCCGGTGGAGTTGGAAATCAGCAAACCCAAAGACAAAGCACACAAAATCAACACGCTGCTCACCGCATATAAAAGCGGCATAGAGCCGTTGAATGGCATATCCAATAAAAAAATACTCATCAAAACAATAACGGTGAGGTTGATAAGCGACAGAAAAAAATACGGAATAGCTTTGGCGATAATGATGAGCAAAGGAGGCATCGGCGACACTAACAATACTTCCATCGTACCCAACTCTTTTTCGCGTACAATAGAAACAGATGTCATCAGCACACATATCAGCAGCAGCACCAATGTCATCACACCGGGTACAAAGTTGGTAGCCCCTTTGAGTTCGGGATTGTAGAGCATACGGATTTCGGGCTGTATTTGATAAGGAACGACAGCAGCCCCCTGCAATTCGCGCTGATAGTCGGCAATGATATTGTTGATGTAATTGGTCAAGGTATTGGCGGTGTTGGGGTCAGAAGCATCGCTGATAATCTGCACTTGTGCTTTATTCCGGTACAAAAGATCATTATTAAAATTGTCTGGAAAAACCACCACTACTTTTATTTTTCCTGTTTTGAAAGCAGGTTCAATATCGGCGGCACTGTGCAAATAGCTCGCTACCTCAAAACTCTTGTTCACCTCCAAGCGATGGATAATTTTTTGAGAAGCGGCATCTTTTGCTGCATCAAAAACGGCAATTTTTGAATTTTTTATTTCATTGGTCAGAGCAAATCCGAACAACACAATTTGTACTATCGGAATACCAAACAGCATCAAAAGCGTTTTATTATCCCGAAATACATGATAAAATTCTTTTCGGATAAAAGCGAAAAAAGGGTGATTGAGCCAAGATGAAGCAGCCATAAAAGTGGTTGTTTTTTTTGCTGATGATGAATAATAAAATATGCAGGTGGTGTATTTTAGCGAAAAAAAATACTACTCTCCCCGTTTTGCGCCGCGTGCCAACTGATAAAACACATCGTCCATAGTGGCGGCGTTGAACTGTTTTTTGAGTTGTGTGGGTGTATCCAACGCTTTTATTTCACCATCTACCATCATAGAAATACGATGACAATATTCGGCTTCGTCCATATAGTGCGT belongs to Sphingobacteriales bacterium and includes:
- a CDS encoding methylglyoxal synthase, with protein sequence MKIAIIAHDGKKAQMVSFLMEHRELLRNIELVATGTTGGYVERAGLKVEKMLSGPLGGDAQIAALTAEKKIDMVIFFRDPLDRHPHEPDVQMLMRLCDVHNIPLATNPATAELLIKGKLFETLHEKK
- a CDS encoding insulinase family protein; amino-acid sequence: MHIHFHRHVLSNGLRLLIHADATTQMVAFNVLYDVGSKDENHERTGLAHLLEHLMFEGSRHIPDFDTPLQQAGGENNAFTNSDYTNYYEVLPANNLETAFWLESDRMTQLHLNEEGLEVQKKVILEEFNEECLQKPYGDVWHHLKALAYQQHPYRFPVIGKEPAHITAIQLPEVEEFYRRYYQPANAIIVVAGNVQHDDVLQLAEKWFGDIPSVPRPPRTYLPEPPQNEYRLKILPAPTPVEVIFMAFKTPPHQHPDFLVCDLLADMLCAGKSSPLQQQLVEQQAIFSSLDIYLSDEVEEGLWIIEGKVLPHHTAVAAEQAIWRALEQWKQQGMNAAALEKTLNRTEAQIHFTDVSILSRATNLAFYELCGDAAAINEEVARYRNISSDDLLRVAAALLQPTQCSVLRYEHTPAANQPKRKKISEI
- a CDS encoding ABC transporter permease, yielding MAASSWLNHPFFAFIRKEFYHVFRDNKTLLMLFGIPIVQIVLFGFALTNEIKNSKIAVFDAAKDAASQKIIHRLEVNKSFEVASYLHSAADIEPAFKTGKIKVVVVFPDNFNNDLLYRNKAQVQIISDASDPNTANTLTNYINNIIADYQRELQGAAVVPYQIQPEIRMLYNPELKGATNFVPGVMTLVLLLICVLMTSVSIVREKELGTMEVLLVSPMPPLLIIIAKAIPYFFLSLINLTVIVLMSIFLLDMPFNGSMPLLYAVSSVLILCALSLGLLISNSTGSQQAAMLLSLMGMLLPVLLFTGFLFPLENMPLPLQIAANIVPSKWYYIIVKSVMIKGLGIAAIWKEVAVLIIMTFFFLALSLKKFNIRLQ